From the Saccharomycodes ludwigii strain NBRC 1722 chromosome I, whole genome shotgun sequence genome, one window contains:
- the JLP1 gene encoding sulfonate dioxygenase (similar to Saccharomyces cerevisiae YLL057C | JLP1 | dnaJ-Like Protein) yields MAYNPVTFGYFDTHFIAGQDEVSADGLLRVNKKYRDASKYPDFLPTWDPNEKYPPIEFHKYEDPALRANPKFPNLFPKGVEHYTSKITPKLGAEIRGIQLTDLNDKAKDELALFTAQRGVVVFIDQDFIEKGPVCATEYVKHFGKLHIHQTSGRPESTPYLHIAFRRPDHSEFERVFKDSNSSIRWHTDVSYELQPPSYTFFGQVEGPDSGGDTLFADSIEAYNRLSPKFQKFLNGLHVVHSSREQAASSKKQGGIQRRESVGYVHPLVRVHPVLKQKSLFVNRSFSRRIVELKKAESDLVLDFLYNLIDNTHDLQLRARWAPGSVAIWDNRRAHHSAVIDWEEPVSRHNFRVTPHGERPVEDLKFLNDETYYPDLA; encoded by the coding sequence ATGGCTTATAATCCAGTAACATTTGGCTATTTTGACACACATTTTATTGCAGGGCAAGATGAAGTTAGTGCTGACGGTTTATTAAGagtcaacaaaaaatatagagaTGCCTCAAAATATCCGGACTTCTTACCCACATGGGATCCAAACGAAAAGTACCCACCCATTGAATTCCATAAATATGAAGACCCTGCTTTGAGAGCCAATCCAAAGTTCCCAAATTTGTTTCCTAAAGGGGTCGAACATTATACTTCTAAGATTACTCCAAAATTGGGCGCTGAAATTAGAGGTATCCAATTAACAGATTTGAATGATAAAGCTAAAGATGAATTGGCTTTGTTTACTGCTCAAAGAGGCGTTGTTGTGTTTATTGACCaagattttattgaaaaggGACCCGTTTGTGCTACTGAGTATGTTAAACATTTTGGCAAGTTACATATTCATCAGACCTCTGGTAGACCTGAATCAACGCCCTATTTACATATCGCCTTTAGAAGACCAGACCATAGTGAATTTGAAAGAGTTTTCAAAGACAGTAACAGTTCCATTCGATGGCATACAGATGTTTCTTATGAATTGCAGCCCCCATCCtatactttttttggtCAAGTTGAAGGCCCAGATAGCGGTGGTGATACTCTATTTGCTGATTCTATAGAAGCTTATAATAGATTATCACCTAAATTCCAGAAGTTTTTAAATGGGCTTCATGTTGTTCACAGTTCTAGAGAACAAGCTGCTAGCTCAAAGAAACAAGGCGGTATTCAAAGGAGAGAATCTGTAGGATATGTTCATCCACTTGTTAGAGTTCATCcagttttaaaacaaaaaagtttgtTTGTTAATAGATCATTTTCCAGAAGAATTGtggaattgaaaaaagcGGAATCAGATTTAGTTTTGGATTTCTTGTATAATCTAATTGATAATACTCATGATTTACAATTAAGAGCAAGATGGGCTCCTGGTTCTGTAGCCATCTGGGATAATCGTAGAGCTCATCATAGTGCTGTTATAGACTGGGAAGAACCGGTCAGTAGACACAATTTTAGAGTTACTCCACATGGTGAGAGACCCGTtgaagatttaaaatttttaaatgatgaaaCCTATTATCCAGACTTAGCCTGA
- the INO1 gene encoding inositol-3-phosphate synthase INO1 (similar to Saccharomyces cerevisiae YJL153C | INO1 | INOsitol requiring) translates to MSSITVANSNAKWSTDTLTTKITYENALVTKDPKNNKYHVEPFSKDYEFKVDLKAGKVGLLLVGLAGNNGSTFVAAHLANKHKVSFENKDGVVKPNYFGSVTQASTIKIGVDATGRDVYVPFNSIVPFVNPDDLVIGGWDINNANLKDACKRAKVLDVNLQDKLAEKLEEYKPMPSIYYPDFIALNQKDRANNVYNSKNNQIDLDNKWDHVTKIRNDIKEFKNKNGLDKVIVLWTANTERYSSIIEGINDTAENLINAIKNGHKEVSQSTIFAVASILENSIFINGSPQNTLVPGVVNLAEEHKSFIVGDDFKSGQTKFKSVLAQFLVDAGIRPVSIASYNHLGNNDGFNLSSHEQFRSKEISKSSVVDDIIASNQILYNDELGKKIDHTIVIKYMKAVGDSKVALDEYYSELMLGGHNRISISNVCEDSLLATPLVLDLVIVSEFLSRITYKSLDDNNANFEKLYPILGFLGYWLKAPLTRKGFQTINGLNKQKLAIENFLKLLVGIPISNELRFEERLN, encoded by the coding sequence atgtcatCTATCACTGTCGCGAACTCAAATGCAAAATGGTCCACTGACACTTTGACCACTAAAATCACTTATGAAAACGCTTTAGTCACTAAAGATCCaaagaacaacaaataCCATGTCGAACCATTTTCTAAGGATTACGAATTCAAAGTTGACTTAAAAGCTGGTAAAGTTGGTCTATTATTGGTTGGTTTAGCTGGTAACAATGGTTCCACATTTGTCGCCGCTCATTTGGCTAATAAACACAAAGtttcttttgaaaataaagatggtGTCGTCAAACCCAATTATTTTGGTTCTGTAACCCAGGCATCCACAATTAAAATTGGTGTTGATGCTACTGGACGTGATGTTTATGTTCCGTTCAATTCTATCGTACCATTTGTTAATCCAGACGATTTGGTCATTGGCGGTTGGGACATCAACAACGCCAATTTGAAAGATGCTTGTAAAAGAGCTAAAGTTCTTGATGTTAATTTGCAAGACAAATTGGCAGAGAAATTAGAAGAGTATAAGCCAATGCCATCTATTTATTATCCCGACTTTATTGCTTTGAATCAAAAGGATAGAGCCAATAATGTTTACAActcaaaaaataaccaaattGACTTGGATAACAAATGGGATCATGTTACTAAAATTAGAAATGATATCAAAGagtttaaaaacaaaaacggTCTAGACAAAGTTATTGTCTTATGGACTGCCAATACTGAACGTTACTCTTCTATTATCGAAGGCATTAACGATACTGCTGAGAATTTGATAAACGCTATTAAGAATGGTCATAAGGAAGTTTCTCAATCAACCATTTTTGCTGTCGCTtctattttggaaaattcaatttttattaatggtTCTCCACAAAATACTTTGGTACCAGGTGTTGTTAACTTGGCAGAAGAACACAAGTCTTTTATTGTTGGTGATGATTTCAAATCTGGTCAAACCAAATTCAAATCTGTTTTGGCACAGTTTTTGGTTGATGCCGGCATAAGACCAGTTTCCATCGCTTCATATAACCATTTAGGTAACAATGATGGTTTCAATTTGAGCTCTCACGAACAATTCAGATCCAAAGAGATCTCAAAATCTTCTGTTGTTGATGACATTATTGCTTCTAACCAAATATTGTATAATGACGAGTtaggtaaaaaaattgaccACACCATtgtaattaaatatatgaaGGCAGTTGGTGATTCAAAAGTTGCTCTAGATGAATATTACTCTGAATTAATGTTAGGTGGTCATAATAGAATTTCCATTTCTAATGTTTGTGAGGATTCTTTATTGGCTACTCCATTAGTTTTGGATTTAGTTATAGTTTCTGAATTCTTGAGTAGAATTACTTACAAGTCACtagatgataataatgcaaattttgaaaagttgTACCCAATTTTAGGGTTTTTAGGTTACTGGTTGAAGGCTCCATTGACTAGAAAAGGATTTCAAACAATTAATGGattaaacaaacaaaagcTTGCCAttgaaaactttttaaagCTATTGGTTGGTATTCCTATCAGCAACGAATTGAGATTTGAAGAAAGACTAAACTGA
- a CDS encoding uncharacterized protein (similar to Saccharomyces cerevisiae YIL031W | ULP2 | UbL-specific Protease), translating to MHCVNMFPAQATKRKYSPYAGSNLKAHMTTIHGIEREDLDHPNFNYLLPKLKNSESNYKRLFIRDDIFNQIVCHNCPVYKLTSNTVNNDNINRYFQNVEHELQEKEDFKNTIGLSNYKFIWSTLNEVNNMYIDLFQKNCGGNFCGIRIEQVRCFPHTSGAIFDTIRKNITIDKEDTDI from the coding sequence atgCATTGTGTTAATATGTTTCCAGCACAAGCCACTAAACGTAAATATAGTCCTTATGCAGGTAGCAATCTTAAGGCACACATGACTACTATTCATGGTATTGAAAGAGAAGATCTAGATCACCCCAATTTCAACTATCTATTaccaaagttaaaaaattctGAGTCAAATTATAAACGTTTATTTATTAGAGATGATATATTTAACCAAATAGTGTGTCATAATTGCCCTGTTTACAAATTGACATCTAACACTGtgaataatgataatataaaCAGATATTTCCAGAATGTAGAGCATGAGCTTcaggaaaaagaagattttaaaaatacaattggCTTGTCCAATTATAAGTTTATTTGGTCAACATTGAATGAGGTTAATAATATGtatattgatttatttcaaaaaaattgtggTGGGAACTTTTGTGGTATTCGTATAGAACAAGTTCGTTGTTTTCCACATACTTCAGGTGCTATATTTGATACAATCcgcaaaaatataacaattgACAAGGAAGATACTGATATTTGA
- a CDS encoding nucleobase cation symporter-1 family protein (similar to Saccharomyces cerevisiae YLR237W | THI7 | THIamine metabolism) produces MSKSSMRRKILKILEVPHDKRETLSVLRNPDLLPIPRKEQTWGFWSNFSYWGIMSFCVGMWMCGSSALSVGMTYGQSLAAFTVGNVFTMMFTLANSYQGLNWKVGYTLSQRFVFGIYGSGVGILIRILMSIVNYGSSAWLGGLCVNLILDSWSHHYLHLPNTLPDNIAMTTKQVIGFMIFHVICAFTYLMKPYKMNYLLIWSSAACCLAMLGMVIYLTHKAGGPGTGFKDVKQTSHGSEFAWNFIYLVSYWYGSVSPGSTNQSDYSRFASSKRKIWLGTICALFIPTIIIPVFGIIGASTCQKLYNESYWMPMDICEKWLFDSYDPAGRAGVFFCGLAFTVSQIGYTVSSCGFASGMDLSGVLPKYIDIMRGALITAVISFACQPWNFYNSSSTFLTVMSAFGVVMTPIISVMICDNFLIRKQQYSVSQAFIVKGEYYYTKGVNWRAIFAWIAGMAPGLPGIAWQVNNNYFTNKGIVNFYYADNITSFLISFFTYWGLCLIFPVKIKIRHDDKDYYGAFTDEEARKKGMVPYSELSAEEIQKVFDSVSDDSTDTDETVVENEENDLKIKLDEEIHEVPEIESK; encoded by the coding sequence ATGTCTAAATCATCTATGCGTAGAAAGATATTAAAGATTTTGGAAGTGCCTCACGATAAGAGAGAAACATTAAGCGTTTTAAGAAATCCTGATTTACTGCCGATCCCAAGGAAAGAACAAACATGGGGATTTTGgtcaaatttttcataCTGGGGTATTATGTCCTTTTGTGTTGGTATGTGGATGTGTGGATCTTCTGCGTTAAGTGTTGGTATGACCTATGGCCAAAGTCTTGCTGCATTTACTGTTGGTAATGTTTTTACCATGATGTTCACACTTGCTAACTCTTACCAAGGTTTGAACTGGAAAGTTGGATATACACTATCACAGAGATTTGTATTTGGGATTTATGGGTCAGGTGTTGGTATTTTGATTCGTATTTTGATGAGTATTGTTAATTATGGTTCAAGTGCTTGGCTAGGTGGGCTTTGTGTGAATTTGATATTAGATAGTTGGTCGCACCATTATTTGCATTTGCCAAACACATTGCCTGATAATATTGCGATGACTACAAAACAGGTTATCGGGTTTATGATATTCCATGTCATTTGTGCTTTTACCTATTTAATGAAGCCATACAAAATGAATTATCTATTGATTTGGTCATCCGCAGCTTGTTGTTTGGCCATGTTAGGTatggttatttatttaacacATAAAGCTGGGGGACCCGGAACTGGGTTTAAAGATGTCAAACAGACTTCCCATGGCTCTGAATTTGCATGGAACTTTATCTATCTGGTTAGTTATTGGTATGGTTCTGTTTCACCTGGTAGTACTAATCAATCAGATTATTCAAGATTTGCGTCTTCAAAACGGAAAATTTGGTTGGGTACTATTTGCGCTTTATTTATTCCCACAATAATTATCCCAGTATTTGGCATTATTGGTGCATCTACTTgccaaaaattatataacgAGTCTTACTGGATGCCAATGGATATTTGTGAAAAATGGTTATTTGATAGTTATGATCCTGCAGGTAGAGCAGGTGTTTTTTTCTGTGGCTTAGCTTTTACTGTTTCTCAAATAGGTTACACTGTCTCATCATGTGGATTTGCTAGTGGTATGGATTTAAGTGGAGTTTTGCCTAAGtatattgatattatgAGGGGTGCGTTGATAACCGCAGTCATTTCTTTTGCTTGTCAGCCTTGGAATTTCTATAATTCCTCATCGACATTTTTAACAGTTATGAGTGCATTTGGTGTTGTTATGACACCAATTATTTCTGTTATGATTTGTGATAATTTTCTCATTAGAAAACAGCAATATTCTGTGAGCCAAGCTTTTATTGTTAAAGgggaatattattatactaaGGGGGTTAACTGGAGAGCTATTTTTGCTTGGATTGCTGGTATGGCTCCAGGATTACCAGGGATAGCTTGGCAAgttaacaataattattttactaATAAAGGGATTGTGAATTTCTACTATGCAGATAATATTACTTCCTTTTTAATCTCGTTTTTCACTTATTGGGGATTGTGCCTTATTTTCCCtgttaaaatcaaaattagaCACGATGACAAGGATTATTATGGTGCATTCACGGATGAAGAAGCTAGAAAGAAGGGGATGGTTCCATATAGTGAATTAAGTGCTGAAGAAATCCAGAAAGTATTTGACAGCGTAAGTGATGATAGTACAGATACTGATGAGACTGTAGTAGAAAATGAAGAGAACGATCTTAAGATAAAACTAGACGAAGAAATACATGAAGTCCCCGAAATCGAATCCAAATAG